In Zingiber officinale cultivar Zhangliang chromosome 6A, Zo_v1.1, whole genome shotgun sequence, a single genomic region encodes these proteins:
- the LOC121994868 gene encoding uncharacterized protein LOC121994868: MVQYLVDSCGFDQEKATEASKLLKGIQSRQQPDSVLAFLKSYGFDDASVKKLLRYSPKCLLLDVEKTLAPKFRAFEDLGLSPSDIVHLVRSNPRTVRIKHERTVPKIEFWQGLLGSKDALVKLFKRNRAILSYSIEKKIQPNLELLRECGLDGPKHTSVLRYCPQIAAQNADFLKTLISRAEDLGSREVQDANGIVPELRVVRGQFCCGIPKVSYLHTRVFDDIAEKNGVFDK; this comes from the exons ATGGTCCAATACCTCGTCGACTCATGTGGCTTCGACCAGGAGAAGGCCACCGAGGCCTCGAAGCTTCTCAAGGGCATCCAATCCCGGCAGCAGCCCGACTCCGTCCTTGCTTTCCTCAAAAGTTACGGCTTCGATGACGCATCAGTGAAAAAGCTCCTACGTTATTCACCCAAATGTCTTCTTTTGGACGTAGAGAAGACACTTGCGCCAAAGTTCCGAGCTTTCGAAGATCTGGGTCTCTCCCCATCCGACATCGTCCACCTCGTCCGGTCGAATCCCCGTACCGTCAGAATCAAACATGAACGCACTGTGCCTAAGATCGAATTTTGGCAAGGCCTTCTCGGGTCCAAGGATGCGCTGGTGAAGTTGTTCAAGAGAAACCGTGCGATTCTTTCGTACAGTATCGAGAAGAAGATCCAGCCCAACCTTGAGTTGCTCCGGGAATGCGGCTTGGACGGCCCAAAGCATACCTCTGTGTTGCGGTACTGCCCACAGATCGCGGCACAGAATGCTGATTTCTTGAAGACCTTGATCAGTCGCGCGGAGGACTTGGGA TCcagagaagttcaagatgcaaatgGAATTGTTCCGGAGCTTCGGGTGGTCAGAGGACAATTTTGTTGCGGCATTCCAAAAGTGTCCTACCTTCACACAAGGGTCTTTGACGACATTGCAGAGAAAAATGGAGTTTTTGATAAATGA